The proteins below come from a single Nitrospira sp. genomic window:
- a CDS encoding HEAT repeat domain-containing protein has translation MGGVGPLCAWADQGRAWPVQVPYDAPPVNPDVPDVSIPLNQMTLGPEELKRAEALLPLLEGKQEFWAMGEFVHLGESSVPVLVKALTMSSPRIRYNAIETLLMMKGVAGVPALVTTAKEPSELSRVREHALRVAVRLDAAKASEALDVMAKDPNPSVRKAAAFEARYIRQKAVIPLLIPMVSDDERFVALSALQSLWILTRHETEFHDWDTSTKQDRAAWASEWVEWWDSNKETFEIPEPRRPKRSL, from the coding sequence ATGGGTGGGGTGGGTCCTCTGTGCGCATGGGCGGATCAGGGTAGAGCCTGGCCTGTTCAAGTGCCCTATGACGCTCCTCCGGTGAATCCAGATGTGCCAGATGTCTCAATTCCTCTCAATCAGATGACACTTGGCCCGGAAGAGCTCAAGCGCGCCGAGGCCTTGTTGCCGTTGCTGGAAGGGAAACAAGAGTTTTGGGCCATGGGGGAATTCGTGCATTTGGGTGAATCGTCGGTTCCGGTGTTGGTCAAGGCCTTGACCATGTCCAGCCCAAGAATCCGGTACAATGCGATAGAAACCCTGTTGATGATGAAGGGGGTGGCAGGGGTGCCGGCCCTCGTCACGACGGCGAAGGAGCCGAGCGAACTGTCGCGTGTGCGGGAACATGCGTTACGGGTGGCCGTTCGGCTGGATGCGGCGAAAGCTTCCGAGGCCCTCGACGTGATGGCCAAAGATCCCAATCCGTCAGTGCGAAAGGCTGCCGCGTTCGAGGCGCGGTACATCCGTCAGAAGGCCGTCATCCCCCTCCTGATTCCCATGGTCAGCGATGACGAACGGTTCGTGGCGCTGTCCGCCCTGCAATCGCTCTGGATTTTGACTCGCCATGAAACGGAATTCCATGATTGGGACACCTCGACCAAACAGGATCGTGCAGCCTGGGCGAGCGAATGGGTCGAGTGGTGGGACAGCAACAAGGAGACCTTTGAGATTCCGGAACCTCGACGACCCAAGCGGAGTCTGTGA
- the moeB gene encoding molybdopterin-synthase adenylyltransferase MoeB, with protein sequence MELTESEIQRYSRHIILQDVGGKGQLKLKRAKVLLIGAGGLGSPAGLYLAAAGIGTIGLVDGDVVDLSNLQRQIMHSTATLGKPKVESGKQTLSAINPEITVNAYHQLVDADNIIPLISQYDIVLDGSDNFTTRFLVNDACFFAKKTLISASMFRFEGQLTAIKPHQGYPCYRCLYPEPPPAGLVPNCQEAGVLGVLAGTMGILQASEAIKEILGIGETIADKLVIYDALDMKFRKVSRPKDPACPLCGPNPKIKDLSLDYTVSCTI encoded by the coding sequence ATGGAATTGACTGAGTCAGAAATACAACGTTACAGCCGACACATTATTCTTCAGGATGTGGGTGGCAAGGGACAACTGAAGCTCAAGCGCGCCAAAGTCTTATTGATTGGTGCCGGAGGCCTGGGGTCTCCAGCGGGGCTCTATCTTGCTGCGGCCGGCATTGGGACCATCGGATTGGTCGACGGCGATGTGGTTGACCTCTCCAACCTCCAGCGGCAGATCATGCACTCGACCGCCACGCTTGGAAAGCCGAAAGTCGAGTCCGGCAAGCAGACGCTCTCGGCCATCAATCCTGAAATCACGGTCAATGCGTATCACCAGCTTGTCGATGCCGACAATATCATCCCTCTCATTTCACAATACGATATTGTGCTCGATGGCTCGGATAATTTCACGACTCGCTTCTTGGTGAACGACGCCTGTTTCTTCGCCAAGAAAACGCTGATCTCTGCCAGCATGTTCCGCTTTGAAGGTCAACTGACAGCGATCAAGCCGCACCAAGGCTACCCCTGCTATCGCTGCCTCTATCCTGAACCACCGCCGGCTGGGCTGGTCCCAAATTGCCAAGAAGCCGGTGTACTTGGTGTCTTAGCCGGCACGATGGGAATTCTTCAGGCCTCGGAAGCGATCAAGGAAATTCTCGGGATCGGCGAAACCATCGCGGATAAGCTTGTGATCTACGACGCGCTTGACATGAAGTTCCGCAAAGTCAGTCGCCCCAAAGATCCGGCTTGTCCTCTGTGCGGACCGAATCCAAAGATCAAGGATCTCAGCCTGGACTACACGGTCAGCTGCACGATTTAG
- the moeB gene encoding molybdopterin-synthase adenylyltransferase MoeB, with protein MDFTEEQINRYSRHILLPEVGGKGQRKIAKSRILLVGAGGLGSPAALYLAAAGVGTIGLIDSDVVDLTNLQRQVLHHTPDVGRPKVLSGKEKIQALNPDVSVSMYEERLTAGNALKIFNDYDVVIDGVDNFPAKFLINDACFFANKPLIHGGILRFDGRVTTIIPKKSACYRCVFKTPPPPGLVASCQEAGVIGVLAGIIGTIQATEALKLALGIGRPLTDRMLDFDAKKTQFREIKVRRNPNCALCGEHPTITELFDDGDPYAGCAVRPSA; from the coding sequence ATGGACTTCACCGAAGAACAAATAAATCGCTACAGCCGGCACATCCTGTTGCCTGAGGTCGGCGGCAAGGGACAGAGGAAGATCGCCAAGTCCCGTATTCTGCTCGTCGGTGCCGGTGGGCTCGGTTCACCGGCTGCACTGTATTTGGCTGCCGCGGGTGTCGGGACGATCGGCCTGATTGACAGCGATGTCGTGGACCTGACCAATCTGCAACGCCAGGTGCTTCACCATACTCCCGACGTAGGACGCCCCAAGGTGCTCTCAGGTAAAGAAAAAATCCAGGCGTTGAATCCCGACGTCTCTGTCTCGATGTACGAAGAGCGTCTCACGGCCGGCAATGCGCTCAAGATCTTCAACGACTACGATGTGGTTATCGACGGCGTCGACAATTTCCCGGCTAAGTTTCTGATCAACGATGCCTGCTTCTTCGCGAATAAGCCGCTCATCCATGGCGGCATCCTGCGATTCGACGGACGTGTCACGACCATCATCCCGAAGAAGTCAGCCTGCTATCGTTGCGTATTCAAAACGCCTCCGCCACCAGGCCTCGTCGCCTCCTGCCAGGAGGCCGGCGTGATCGGTGTCTTGGCCGGCATTATCGGGACGATCCAGGCCACGGAAGCCTTGAAGCTAGCCCTGGGCATTGGACGACCATTGACCGATCGTATGCTGGACTTCGATGCCAAGAAAACGCAATTCCGAGAAATCAAAGTCCGTCGCAACCCGAATTGTGCACTCTGTGGGGAACATCCGACGATTACCGAGCTGTTTGACGATGGGGACCCTTATGCGGGATGTGCCGTACGTCCCTCTGCATAG
- a CDS encoding M67 family metallopeptidase, translating to MADLVIPQAILDDIIGHAKELTPYECCGLLAGHNGLVTKLYRIKNIVAMEGAQNLSSFDSAKVAHLERLSPEERAEIAFVMDMQDFSTAKKDIRNNGLDLQVVYHSHPHDPARPSVTDVKIATDYEEIWPKINLPLPAYLIVSLMNAEPDVKTYWIKSGRVMPAAVVIN from the coding sequence ATGGCAGACCTTGTTATTCCTCAAGCAATCCTTGATGACATCATCGGCCATGCGAAGGAGCTGACTCCGTACGAATGTTGCGGGCTGCTGGCTGGTCATAACGGCTTGGTTACCAAGCTCTATCGCATTAAGAACATCGTCGCGATGGAAGGCGCGCAAAACCTCTCGTCGTTCGATTCAGCCAAAGTGGCGCACCTCGAACGGCTCTCGCCTGAAGAACGAGCAGAGATTGCTTTCGTGATGGACATGCAAGACTTCTCGACTGCCAAGAAAGACATACGCAACAATGGGCTCGATCTACAAGTCGTTTACCACTCTCATCCACACGATCCAGCCCGCCCATCAGTCACCGATGTCAAAATCGCCACTGACTATGAAGAGATTTGGCCCAAGATCAATCTCCCCCTCCCCGCTTATCTCATCGTCTCGCTCATGAACGCAGAACCGGACGTGAAAACCTACTGGATCAAGTCTGGCCGCGTCATGCCCGCTGCAGTTGTCATCAACTAA
- the def gene encoding peptide deformylase: MLKIAKLGNPILRKIAVPIDPREIKSSEIQRLIDDMFEVMYDEPGIGLAAPQVSRSVQLVVMGCKGEGGFPETVLINPSIVYYGPEQVESWEGCLSVDGLRGKVTRPSLVRVKGLDRKGKPLDFEATGLYAVCIQHELDHLIGKVFLDRMRDMSTLTQLDEFSQYWQKEPSNVI, from the coding sequence ATGCTGAAGATCGCCAAGCTGGGGAATCCTATTCTCCGGAAGATTGCCGTGCCGATCGATCCACGAGAGATTAAGTCGTCGGAGATCCAGCGGCTGATCGATGATATGTTTGAAGTCATGTATGACGAACCGGGTATCGGGTTGGCGGCACCTCAAGTCTCGCGGTCGGTTCAATTGGTTGTCATGGGTTGCAAGGGGGAAGGGGGATTTCCTGAAACCGTCCTCATCAACCCTTCAATCGTCTACTATGGGCCGGAGCAGGTGGAGAGTTGGGAAGGGTGCCTGAGTGTCGATGGCTTGAGAGGGAAAGTCACCAGACCATCACTGGTGCGAGTCAAAGGGTTGGACCGGAAGGGTAAGCCCTTGGATTTTGAAGCCACGGGCTTGTACGCAGTTTGTATCCAACACGAGTTAGATCACCTGATCGGCAAAGTCTTTCTCGATCGCATGAGGGACATGTCCACCCTCACGCAGCTCGACGAATTTTCACAATATTGGCAGAAAGAACCCAGTAACGTAATCTAA
- a CDS encoding threonine synthase, giving the protein MKALVCRECGKEYPTKAIHVCEMCFGPLEVKYNYDEIKQTISRKKIEDGPDSMWRYLDLLPVEGTNFVGPHAGFTPLVRAKNLGAYLGIDELYVKNDTVNHPTLSFKDRVVAVALTRARELGFETVACASTGNLANSVSAHAASANLHCYVFIPGDLEAAKVLGNLIYKPRVVEVEGNYDDVNRLCSEIAAEHGWAFVNINIRPYYAEGSKTLAFETVEQLGWKTPDQVVIPMASGSLLTKIWKGLHEMKYVGLIDEVRTKINGAQAEGCSPISTAFKAGRDFFKPVKPKTIAKSLAIGNPADGYYALKATAESKGAMDMVTDEEVVEGIQLLAQTEGIFAETAGGVTIGVLKKLVKQGIIKKNEVTVAYITGNGLKTQEAVIDAVGRPTRIQPSLVAFEKNFKLGKNGGGDS; this is encoded by the coding sequence ATGAAAGCGCTGGTGTGCCGCGAATGCGGAAAGGAATATCCGACCAAGGCGATCCACGTCTGCGAGATGTGCTTCGGTCCGCTGGAAGTGAAATACAACTATGACGAGATCAAGCAGACGATTTCGCGCAAGAAGATCGAAGATGGACCGGACAGCATGTGGCGCTACCTCGATCTGTTACCGGTCGAAGGCACCAATTTCGTAGGACCTCATGCGGGATTCACTCCTCTGGTGCGGGCCAAGAACCTCGGCGCGTACCTCGGGATCGACGAACTCTACGTTAAGAACGACACCGTCAATCACCCGACCCTGTCGTTTAAAGATCGCGTCGTGGCAGTTGCCCTTACCAGGGCACGAGAGCTCGGGTTCGAAACTGTCGCCTGTGCCTCGACAGGCAACTTAGCTAACTCGGTGTCGGCGCACGCGGCCTCCGCGAATTTGCATTGCTACGTCTTCATTCCCGGCGACCTTGAAGCCGCGAAAGTGCTCGGCAACCTGATCTACAAGCCGCGCGTCGTTGAGGTGGAAGGAAACTATGATGACGTCAACCGGCTGTGCAGCGAGATCGCGGCTGAACATGGCTGGGCGTTTGTGAATATCAATATTCGTCCCTACTATGCCGAAGGCTCAAAAACACTGGCTTTTGAGACAGTTGAGCAATTGGGCTGGAAGACGCCCGATCAAGTCGTGATTCCGATGGCCTCAGGTTCGCTCCTCACCAAGATCTGGAAAGGCCTGCACGAAATGAAGTATGTCGGGTTGATCGACGAGGTACGCACCAAGATCAACGGCGCCCAGGCAGAAGGCTGCTCGCCGATTTCGACGGCATTTAAAGCCGGTCGCGACTTCTTCAAACCTGTCAAACCGAAGACGATCGCCAAATCACTCGCGATCGGCAACCCGGCGGACGGCTACTACGCGCTCAAGGCCACGGCTGAAAGCAAAGGAGCCATGGACATGGTGACGGATGAAGAGGTGGTGGAAGGCATCCAGCTACTGGCCCAGACCGAAGGCATCTTCGCAGAGACAGCCGGTGGGGTCACGATCGGTGTGCTGAAGAAGCTGGTCAAGCAAGGGATCATCAAGAAAAACGAGGTGACAGTCGCCTACATTACGGGCAATGGGTTAAAGACGCAGGAAGCGGTGATCGATGCCGTCGGTCGGCCGACCCGCATTCAACCCAGTCTCGTCGCCTTCGAAAAAAATTTCAAACTCGGCAAAAATGGTGGTGGTGATTCATGA
- a CDS encoding NIL domain-containing protein: MAHVSHLRFHIRFPEDTIRQPIIYQIGREYNVVTDVRRADVRDTTGWADVEISGETAEIERAVEGLRKKGCVVDPIELNVVE, translated from the coding sequence ATGGCGCATGTCTCACACTTGCGATTCCATATTCGTTTTCCAGAAGATACGATTCGGCAACCCATCATCTATCAGATCGGGCGTGAATATAATGTGGTGACCGATGTCAGGCGTGCCGATGTTCGGGATACCACAGGGTGGGCGGATGTCGAAATCTCTGGCGAAACAGCCGAAATCGAGCGTGCGGTCGAAGGCCTGCGTAAAAAGGGCTGCGTCGTCGATCCGATTGAATTGAATGTAGTCGAGTAA
- a CDS encoding MoaD/ThiS family protein yields MIKVRIPTPLRPLTKNQGEVDIAAGSITDLVNSLEASYPGIKARLCDESGELRRFVNIYVNEEDIRFLKGKDTTLKTGDEVSIVPAIAGG; encoded by the coding sequence ATGATTAAAGTCCGTATTCCAACTCCGCTGCGACCGTTGACCAAGAACCAAGGAGAGGTCGACATCGCAGCTGGTTCGATCACTGATCTGGTCAATTCGCTGGAGGCCTCCTATCCCGGCATTAAAGCCCGCCTCTGCGACGAGAGCGGAGAGCTGCGCCGGTTCGTCAATATCTACGTCAACGAGGAAGACATCCGTTTCCTCAAAGGCAAAGATACCACCCTGAAAACCGGCGATGAAGTCTCGATCGTACCGGCGATCGCGGGAGGCTAA
- a CDS encoding efflux RND transporter permease subunit, which yields MITKIVEVSLVQRFLVCALGLLLLFGGLYAFHLLDIVAYPDPAPPMVELITQLPGYSAEEIERQMTIPIEVALNGTPRLTDIRSLSIFGLSDIKVYFDFDSDLFRDRQEILNRLNAVQLPQGVQPVLSPWWAIAEIYRYELSGSNASLTDVKTIQDWRVRRAFKRIPGVIDVTTLGGTTKEYHVDIDPGKLISYGVNLSQVMTALSNSNANVGGNYLTIGAQSYNIRGLGLINDLDDIENVMVTEKDGTPIFVKTLGKVTVGHRVRLGKVGIDDRDDVVEGVVLLQRGAQALSVLERVREKVQELNEGKLPAGITINTFYDRTTLIQTTVETVTDILISGMVLVFVILFLFLGHFRAALIVALTIPLSLLFTFTMMVAVGQSANLISLGAIDFGIIVDATLVMVESIFFQLAHSKTHQVTIHQHIIRAARRVGRPIFFSTAIIVVAFVPLFTMTGVPGKIFAPMSITYGFALVGALLMACTLAPVLCSFLLQSPIREADTAIARLVRRTYMGLVAWALDHRILVVGFSTGLVALAALTLQSLGGEFMPALEEGNLWVRATMPVDISFDQADRLANDIRRMFKESPEVETVVSQLGRPDDGTDPTSFFNAEFMANLKPASAWRRGLTKEGLIEEIERRLKTIPGVIFNFSQVIEDNVEEAMSGVKGENSIKLFGTDLKLMEAKAAEIESVMRNVPGVKDLGIFRLIGQPNLLIQVDREASARYGLRVSDVNAVVQAAIGGQAVTQVYEGEKRFDLVVRFLPEYRQDVDSIGNILVNTPDGASIPLKQLAAITMQTGAFIIYRENNERYIPIKFSVRERDLQGTVEEAQVKLSQQVRLPDGYRMEWAGQYDQLKEEQKRLAKIVPVSLAIILFLLYSTFDSLKNAVLVLAAVPFALVGGVLSLVITQTHFSISAAVGMISTLGVAILGGVLLISRIEEFRMAGLGLRQAVMRGADVQMRPILMATLGAAIGLLPASLATGIGSQAQKPLARVVVGGMLTAAFLILVVLPVLYEIVHHRDNLEERE from the coding sequence ATGATCACAAAAATCGTTGAGGTGTCACTCGTTCAACGATTCCTGGTCTGTGCACTCGGACTGCTGCTCCTTTTCGGCGGTCTCTACGCGTTTCACCTGCTCGACATCGTGGCGTATCCTGATCCAGCGCCTCCCATGGTGGAGTTGATTACCCAACTCCCCGGCTATTCGGCCGAGGAAATCGAGCGACAGATGACGATCCCGATCGAGGTGGCCTTGAATGGCACGCCCCGTCTGACGGATATTCGGTCGCTCTCGATCTTCGGCCTCAGCGACATCAAGGTGTATTTTGACTTCGACAGCGACCTCTTTCGGGATCGCCAAGAAATCTTGAATCGTCTCAACGCAGTCCAATTGCCGCAAGGGGTACAACCCGTGCTCTCTCCCTGGTGGGCCATCGCCGAAATCTATCGGTATGAATTGAGCGGTTCGAATGCGAGTCTGACGGATGTGAAGACGATACAAGACTGGCGGGTCCGTCGAGCATTCAAGCGGATACCGGGAGTCATTGACGTGACGACCCTGGGCGGGACCACGAAGGAATACCATGTCGATATTGATCCGGGAAAACTGATCAGTTACGGCGTCAATCTCTCGCAGGTGATGACGGCTCTGTCGAACAGCAATGCGAACGTTGGCGGTAACTACTTAACGATCGGGGCGCAGAGCTACAACATTCGTGGACTGGGGTTGATCAACGATCTGGACGATATCGAGAATGTCATGGTAACGGAGAAAGACGGTACGCCTATCTTCGTGAAGACCCTGGGAAAGGTTACCGTAGGCCATCGTGTGCGTCTCGGGAAGGTTGGGATCGATGACCGAGACGATGTCGTGGAAGGGGTGGTATTACTCCAGCGCGGTGCTCAGGCTTTATCCGTTCTCGAGCGAGTCAGAGAAAAGGTGCAGGAACTGAATGAAGGGAAACTGCCGGCCGGAATCACGATCAACACGTTCTATGACCGGACGACACTCATTCAGACGACGGTGGAGACGGTCACCGATATTTTGATCAGCGGCATGGTGCTGGTGTTCGTCATCCTGTTTCTGTTTCTCGGACATTTCCGCGCGGCACTCATCGTCGCCTTGACCATCCCGCTTTCGCTGCTCTTCACCTTTACCATGATGGTGGCTGTCGGTCAGTCGGCCAACTTGATCTCCTTGGGTGCGATCGATTTCGGAATCATTGTGGACGCGACGTTGGTCATGGTCGAGAGCATCTTCTTTCAGCTGGCACACAGTAAGACCCATCAGGTGACGATTCACCAACACATTATTCGGGCGGCCCGCCGAGTCGGGCGGCCCATTTTCTTTTCGACGGCCATCATCGTCGTGGCCTTTGTGCCGCTCTTTACGATGACCGGTGTTCCCGGAAAAATCTTTGCTCCCATGTCGATCACCTATGGGTTCGCGTTGGTGGGGGCCCTGTTGATGGCATGTACCCTCGCCCCAGTGCTCTGCTCGTTTCTCTTGCAGTCGCCGATCAGGGAAGCTGATACGGCGATCGCCCGGCTTGTGCGGCGTACCTACATGGGGCTTGTGGCATGGGCGCTCGATCATCGAATCCTGGTGGTCGGATTTTCGACAGGGTTGGTGGCGCTCGCTGCTCTGACGCTGCAATCGTTGGGCGGCGAATTCATGCCGGCGTTGGAGGAAGGGAATTTATGGGTGCGGGCTACCATGCCGGTCGATATTTCATTTGATCAAGCGGATCGATTGGCGAACGACATCCGTCGGATGTTTAAAGAGTCTCCGGAAGTCGAGACGGTTGTGTCTCAACTCGGACGGCCGGACGATGGGACGGACCCGACCAGCTTTTTCAATGCCGAATTTATGGCCAATCTGAAGCCGGCATCGGCCTGGCGTCGCGGCTTGACGAAGGAGGGCTTGATCGAAGAAATCGAGCGTCGACTGAAGACAATTCCCGGTGTTATTTTTAATTTTTCCCAAGTCATCGAAGACAATGTTGAGGAAGCGATGTCGGGCGTGAAGGGGGAGAATTCGATCAAACTGTTCGGCACGGATCTCAAACTTATGGAAGCGAAGGCTGCAGAGATTGAATCGGTCATGCGCAACGTTCCCGGGGTGAAGGACTTGGGAATTTTCCGATTGATCGGGCAGCCCAATCTACTGATCCAGGTCGATCGCGAAGCCAGCGCTCGATATGGCTTACGAGTCTCAGACGTGAATGCCGTGGTTCAAGCCGCCATCGGCGGTCAAGCGGTGACGCAGGTGTACGAAGGTGAAAAACGCTTCGACCTGGTTGTTCGGTTTCTGCCGGAGTATCGGCAGGATGTGGACTCCATTGGCAATATCTTGGTCAACACACCGGATGGGGCCAGCATTCCGCTCAAGCAGCTCGCGGCCATTACCATGCAGACCGGAGCCTTCATCATTTACCGTGAGAACAACGAACGGTATATCCCGATCAAATTCAGTGTGCGCGAGCGCGATCTTCAGGGTACGGTCGAAGAAGCGCAAGTGAAGTTATCCCAACAGGTACGGTTGCCGGATGGATATCGGATGGAATGGGCCGGGCAATATGATCAGCTCAAGGAGGAACAGAAACGGCTGGCGAAGATCGTGCCCGTGAGCCTGGCCATTATTCTCTTTCTGCTCTATAGCACGTTCGATTCCTTGAAGAACGCGGTGCTTGTCCTCGCGGCGGTCCCGTTTGCCTTGGTCGGTGGAGTCTTGTCGCTGGTCATCACGCAGACCCATTTCAGCATCTCGGCTGCGGTGGGGATGATCTCGACCTTGGGGGTTGCGATACTGGGTGGTGTGTTATTGATCTCGCGTATCGAGGAGTTCCGTATGGCCGGGCTGGGTCTGCGGCAGGCTGTGATGCGCGGGGCCGATGTCCAGATGCGCCCTATCCTCATGGCGACCTTGGGAGCGGCGATCGGGCTGTTGCCGGCTTCGCTTGCGACAGGCATCGGCTCTCAGGCACAAAAGCCGCTGGCGCGTGTCGTGGTTGGTGGAATGTTGACAGCGGCCTTTTTAATTCTTGTGGTCTTGCCGGTCCTCTACGAAATCGTCCACCATCGTGATAACCTGGAAGAGCGGGAATAA
- a CDS encoding ABC transporter ATP-binding protein, translated as MELVPPWVIKVIIDDVIQAKQASLLPGAIGLLVGAYLLKNLFASLRIRLNNQLEQTVVHDLRRHIFAALQRLSITYFENRSTGEIMSRVTNDTEHVERIFIDGLEGMMTASLTLVGITGLLFMLNWKLAALALLPIPLLALSASWFTSKVHGYYRETRQSAAELNGYLQDALSGIRETMGFSRQGHEQARFDRLSQAYSQKNLKAMVLWSMYSPGMILVGAFGTVLILWYGAGEVMDGRLTLGELVLFLSYLAMFYVPINQIHSVNHMLQHALAASERVFDVLDTIPDVADRPGLLAPCHRAQGEVQFEQVQFHYRSDVPVLKGFSAKVSAGERVALVGMSGAGKSTLLKLLMRFYDVTEGAILIDGKDLRDLPIAYLRQQIGFVQQEPFLFNGTVKDNLLYGDLNAEQDRLEVAARVARAHEFIAALPEGYETWIGERGVKLSVGQKQRVSIARVLLKDPPIVIFDEATSNIDTETEVKIREALNELTAGRTTFIIAHRLSTLHDVDRILVLENGQLVEDGRHEELLSRGGVYAGLYEAQFQV; from the coding sequence ATGGAGCTGGTGCCGCCTTGGGTCATCAAGGTCATTATTGATGACGTGATCCAAGCGAAGCAGGCCTCGTTGCTCCCAGGGGCGATTGGGCTTCTGGTCGGGGCCTATCTGCTCAAGAACCTGTTTGCTTCGTTGCGGATCCGACTCAATAACCAACTCGAGCAGACGGTCGTGCATGATCTTCGCCGGCACATCTTTGCCGCCCTGCAACGCCTGTCGATCACCTATTTTGAGAATCGCTCGACAGGCGAAATCATGTCCCGAGTGACCAACGACACCGAACATGTCGAACGGATCTTTATTGATGGCCTTGAGGGAATGATGACGGCGTCGTTGACTCTTGTCGGCATCACAGGACTTCTCTTCATGCTGAATTGGAAGTTGGCAGCGCTTGCGCTGCTGCCGATCCCGCTGCTCGCCCTGTCGGCCAGTTGGTTCACATCTAAAGTACACGGCTACTATCGAGAGACCCGTCAGAGTGCTGCAGAGCTGAACGGCTATCTGCAAGATGCCCTGTCCGGCATCAGGGAAACGATGGGATTTAGCCGTCAGGGTCATGAACAGGCACGGTTCGATCGGTTGAGCCAGGCCTATAGTCAGAAAAACCTGAAGGCTATGGTGCTGTGGTCGATGTATTCGCCGGGAATGATTCTCGTCGGGGCCTTCGGGACGGTTTTGATTCTCTGGTACGGAGCCGGTGAGGTAATGGACGGGCGACTGACGCTTGGCGAGTTGGTGCTGTTTCTTTCGTATTTAGCGATGTTCTATGTGCCCATCAACCAGATTCACTCAGTCAACCACATGTTGCAGCATGCGCTGGCGGCAAGTGAACGGGTCTTTGATGTGTTGGATACGATACCCGACGTGGCTGATCGTCCAGGCCTGCTCGCTCCCTGTCATCGTGCACAGGGCGAAGTGCAATTCGAGCAGGTGCAGTTCCACTATCGATCTGATGTGCCGGTTCTGAAAGGATTTTCCGCAAAGGTTTCGGCGGGAGAGCGTGTGGCGTTGGTTGGGATGAGTGGAGCTGGGAAGAGCACGCTCTTGAAACTGCTGATGCGATTTTACGACGTCACAGAGGGGGCGATTCTGATTGACGGGAAGGATCTCCGTGATCTACCGATTGCGTATCTGCGACAGCAAATCGGGTTTGTTCAGCAGGAACCCTTTCTGTTTAATGGGACAGTCAAAGATAACCTCCTGTATGGTGATTTGAACGCAGAGCAAGATCGACTCGAAGTGGCGGCGCGAGTTGCTCGAGCGCATGAGTTCATTGCTGCGTTGCCTGAAGGCTATGAGACGTGGATCGGTGAACGGGGTGTCAAACTCTCCGTTGGGCAAAAGCAGCGGGTCTCGATCGCCCGGGTATTACTGAAAGACCCACCGATCGTCATTTTTGATGAGGCGACATCCAACATTGATACGGAGACCGAGGTCAAAATTAGGGAAGCGTTGAACGAACTCACTGCTGGACGCACTACCTTCATTATTGCCCATCGCTTATCGACGTTGCATGATGTGGACAGGATTCTCGTGCTCGAAAACGGACAGTTAGTGGAAGATGGTCGGCATGAGGAGCTACTGAGCCGAGGCGGGGTGTATGCGGGTCTCTACGAAGCCCAGTTCCAGGTGTGA